The window TTTGATGACATTGGGTGTATGGCCCTTTTCGAGAAAAAGAATCAGCCTAAAATAGAAGAGGCCTGGGTTCATGAGGGTCTAAGGCGAGGATGGATTGAGAGATCGAAGGCTTATTATGTTTTTGATCCAGCACTGACAACTCCGATGGGATCGCAGTTGATCGCCTTGGGGAGCAAGGAGTCATTACAAGAGTACTTAAAAAAGAATGATACAAGCCAAATAGGCTTTGGCGAGATAGATGAATTTTTAAAGAAAAAATGAATGAATAAGGAGGAAAAATGAAGAAGCCAAATCGTTATGGAGTATTATTTTTATTGTCGATGATAGGAATGTGGATTTCCTCAGTCGAGGGAGCAACTTTGACAGGAAAGGTGGCTTATGAAGGAGAAATTCCAAAGCCTAAACCGGTTAGTTTTGGAGCTGAAAAACAGTGTGCTGATATGCACAAAGACAAACAACCTCCCATGGTTGAAGATATTGTTATTAATTCTGACCAGACTATCAAATGGGCCTTGGTCTATGTGAAAGAGGGGGTGAAAGGAGAATTTAAAGCGCCTCAAGAGTCTGTTTTTATTGATCAAAAGGGATGTGTTTTTTCTCCCCATGTAGCAGCGGCAATGGTGGGACAAAAGGTTGCATTTCAGAATGATGATGCAGTGCTTCATAATATAAGGTCCAACAGCAAGATTAATACCCCTTTTAACATTGCGCAGCCCTTTCAGGGGATTGTCAAAAGGAATGATTCAAGGAATGTCCTCAAATTGAGGAGAATCACGTCTTATGATGTTCTTGGTAACGGATAACCAGAAAAGTAATGATTGAGAAAATGATCAGTGCTAAGGCAGTTATCATGGTTTTTCCAGCTCCTCTTTTGTCGGCTGTACCCAAACACCAAAGAGTAATAACAAGAAGGGCGAAACCAAAATGATGACTCTTGGTGCCCAGGTAAATTTGGCGAAGAACTCACTCGCAAAGGCCGCCGCAACCGCGATCTTAGCCAAATCGAGAACTGTTTTCGACAACGCTTCCTTTCGCTTAGTATCCATACCTGACTCCAGGCTATACCAAATTACGGGTCTTGTCAACAGAGGTGCGTTCATCAAAATATGATTTGAATCATCAATAAGTTCCTTAAAATTTCGTAGAATTTTCTGTGGAAAAATGGAGGCATATTGAACCAGCGCCCACAACTTCGCATGGTTTTTTGGGAGTTAACAGCAGGCTGTAATCTGGCTTGTATTCATTGCCGACGGTTGGATGTTTCTAAAGAACTCTCGAAGAGAGATCTTTCCCATGAGGACTCTCTGGAGGTTATTCGCCAGATTGCGAGTCTAGGTCCCTCTATTCTCGTCTTATCCGGAGGAGAACCTTTGATGCGGCCGGATGTTTTTGATTTGGCCCGTTTTGCGCGAGCAAATGGACTTGAGGTGGCCTTGGCGACCAATGGGACCTTGGTGAATGGGGAGGTGGCTGAAAAAATTCATCAGAGTGGAATACGCCGGGTCGCTATCAGCCTAGATGGTCCTTCTGCCCACGTGCATGACGCGTTTCGCAAAGAGGAGGGAGCATTTGAGCGGGCTTTGAATGGGTGCAGGGAATTAAAAAAAGCGGGGGTGAGTCTCCAAATTAACACGACCTTGACTCAGCACAATGAGGCCCTTTGTGACGAGATATATCAGCTCGCTTTAAATTTGGGAGCGGATGCCTTTCATTTGTTTATGCTGGTTCCAGTGGGATGTGGTCTTCAAATTGCCCAGACGCATCAGGTGAATGCCGAGAAGTATGAAGAAATCTTGATGTGGCTTTATCAAAAATCTTTGGAGGGGAAAATACATGTGAGGGCTACTTGTGCACCTCATTATTTTAGAATTATTCGCCAGCGTGCTATCAAAGAAAAAAGAACATTGACCTATGCTCAAAAAGGAATGCACGCGATGACGCGCGGGTGCTTGGCCGGAAGTTCTATCTC of the Chlamydiota bacterium genome contains:
- a CDS encoding nitrous oxide reductase accessory protein NosL, whose translation is MHIEEGEILKFDDIGCMALFEKKNQPKIEEAWVHEGLRRGWIERSKAYYVFDPALTTPMGSQLIALGSKESLQEYLKKNDTSQIGFGEIDEFLKKK
- a CDS encoding radical SAM protein yields the protein MNQRPQLRMVFWELTAGCNLACIHCRRLDVSKELSKRDLSHEDSLEVIRQIASLGPSILVLSGGEPLMRPDVFDLARFARANGLEVALATNGTLVNGEVAEKIHQSGIRRVAISLDGPSAHVHDAFRKEEGAFERALNGCRELKKAGVSLQINTTLTQHNEALCDEIYQLALNLGADAFHLFMLVPVGCGLQIAQTHQVNAEKYEEILMWLYQKSLEGKIHVRATCAPHYFRIIRQRAIKEKRTLTYAQKGMHAMTRGCLAGSSISFVSHQGDVFPCGYLPVSAGKVPETSFDEIWNTSSVFQTLRDPSLLEGKCGICEFKKVCMGCRARAFYKTGNFMQEEPFCAYS